Proteins encoded by one window of Luteimonas yindakuii:
- a CDS encoding ferredoxin--NADP reductase yields MFVLAIQHFPLTLRGRRMLAPSIAHLTFERSDGQPVVFAPGQFIQVHFSYADGTATKRSYSLATIADAGATPGALVEIAVSYVPGGAATALFEGLAPGDTVDASGPFGRFCLMPNDSNRRYLLIATGTGVTPYRSMLPLLGQQMALRGIEVVLLFGARNPDELLYGDEFRAFANAHPGFRFVPCFSRELPAPGSPHDHADVRHGYVQQFIDEFAPDPIGDTAYLCGNPNMVDACFEALKTRGLAVAQIRREKYVSSK; encoded by the coding sequence ATGTTCGTCTTGGCCATCCAGCACTTTCCCCTCACCCTTCGCGGACGCCGCATGCTGGCGCCCAGCATCGCCCACCTCACCTTCGAGCGCAGCGACGGCCAGCCGGTGGTGTTCGCGCCGGGCCAGTTCATCCAGGTCCATTTCAGCTACGCCGACGGCACCGCGACCAAGCGCAGCTACTCGCTGGCGACCATCGCCGATGCCGGCGCCACGCCGGGTGCGCTGGTGGAGATCGCGGTGAGCTATGTGCCGGGCGGCGCGGCCACGGCGCTGTTCGAAGGCCTGGCGCCAGGCGATACCGTCGATGCCAGCGGGCCGTTCGGCCGCTTCTGCCTGATGCCCAACGACAGCAACCGCCGCTACCTGCTGATCGCCACCGGCACCGGCGTCACCCCGTACCGTTCGATGCTGCCGCTGCTCGGGCAGCAGATGGCGCTGCGCGGCATCGAGGTCGTGCTGCTGTTCGGCGCCCGCAACCCCGACGAGCTGCTGTACGGCGACGAGTTCCGCGCGTTCGCCAATGCGCATCCGGGGTTTCGCTTCGTGCCCTGCTTCTCGCGCGAACTGCCGGCGCCCGGCTCGCCGCACGACCACGCCGATGTGCGCCACGGTTACGTGCAGCAGTTCATCGACGAGTTCGCGCCGGATCCGATCGGCGACACCGCCTACCTGTGCGGCAATCCCAACATGGTCGATGCCTGCTTCGAGGCGCTGAAGACCCGCGGCCTGGCGGTGGCGCAGATACGGCGCGAGAAGTACGTCAGCTCCAAGTAG
- a CDS encoding TatD family hydrolase yields MQLIDIGANLTHDSFDRDRTAVIERAQAAGVTRMIITGASREHSPQALQLAQAYPGMLYATAGVHPHHAAEYTEECDAEMRALHAHPEVVAVGETGLDYFRDFSPRPAQRRAFERQLQIAVDLAVDGVGKPLFLHQRDAHADFMAVMREFDGRLGPAVVHCFTGTREELFDYLDQDWYIGITGWLCDERRGAHLREIVKNIPANRLMVETDAPYLLPRTLSPMPKDRRNEPMFLPHIVEELARDRGETVAATAANATATTRAFFGLPGID; encoded by the coding sequence GTGCAACTGATCGACATCGGCGCCAACCTCACCCACGACAGCTTCGACCGTGACCGCACGGCGGTGATCGAGCGCGCGCAGGCCGCCGGCGTCACCCGGATGATCATCACCGGTGCCAGCCGCGAGCATTCACCGCAGGCATTGCAGCTGGCGCAGGCCTACCCGGGCATGCTGTATGCCACCGCCGGCGTGCACCCGCACCACGCGGCCGAGTACACCGAGGAGTGCGACGCCGAGATGCGCGCGCTGCACGCGCATCCGGAAGTGGTGGCGGTCGGCGAGACCGGGCTCGACTACTTCCGCGACTTCTCGCCGCGGCCGGCGCAGCGCCGGGCATTCGAACGCCAGCTGCAGATCGCGGTCGACCTCGCCGTCGACGGCGTCGGCAAGCCGCTGTTCCTGCACCAGCGCGACGCGCACGCGGACTTCATGGCGGTGATGCGCGAATTCGATGGCCGCCTTGGCCCGGCGGTGGTGCACTGCTTCACCGGCACCCGCGAGGAACTGTTCGACTACCTCGACCAGGACTGGTACATCGGCATCACCGGCTGGCTGTGCGACGAGCGCCGTGGTGCGCACCTGCGCGAGATCGTGAAGAACATCCCGGCCAACCGGCTGATGGTGGAAACCGACGCGCCCTACCTGCTGCCGCGCACGCTGTCGCCGATGCCGAAAGACCGCCGCAACGAGCCGATGTTCCTGCCGCATATCGTCGAGGAACTGGCGCGCGACCGCGGCGAAACCGTTGCGGCGACCGCGGCGAATGCCACGGCCACCACGCGCGCGTTCTTCGGCCTGCCCGGTATCGACTGA
- a CDS encoding OmpA family protein gives MHKGILTAACAAVLLLAACSGEADTAPGADTGTAADTASAPGAITGEDAAASSDETTATPATSDARGLVDKEGNPIALVAFDSNSVPLSTATLGELPFFSMPDSYGPVNPPRQRAFARFPFRLGDGLHWVEGASWNSLIGVAREARRDKEFSPRELRRNLEAVFEQAGAKKVFEGPLVRDLYYGPQLEDEIAGSFHEGVNLDADTPTTVHVIRQADRTIWLQLSTHSHGAALVVVEERPFTATARWSDEFPYLTLPAAYDDNGSGKQRDFDMYPFWTGDTFEEVEGRTFTTAVRGEERSYSMYEVRRNIEAMMAEAGGTRVFEGRIPEEASERYDGDLKGYYSRGTGFSWDDYDSLVYRVNRPDGREVWVHARLEYLNAGWVVAEREGFVQTAALLPASQLKQQLDAEGRVAIEVNFAVDRADILPDSQPQIAQVLTLLQGDPSLRLSIDGHTDATGEAAHNQRLSEARAQAVVAALTGEGIDAPRLQARGHGQSKPVADNDTDEGRAKNRRVELVRL, from the coding sequence ATGCACAAGGGGATTCTCACGGCCGCCTGCGCGGCCGTGCTGCTGCTGGCCGCCTGTAGCGGCGAAGCCGATACCGCTCCCGGTGCCGACACCGGAACCGCGGCCGATACGGCGAGCGCGCCCGGTGCGATCACCGGCGAGGACGCGGCAGCGTCATCCGATGAAACCACCGCAACCCCTGCGACGTCCGACGCGAGGGGACTCGTGGACAAGGAAGGAAACCCGATAGCGCTGGTCGCGTTCGACAGCAACAGCGTACCGCTGTCCACGGCCACGCTGGGCGAACTGCCGTTCTTTTCGATGCCCGACAGCTACGGACCGGTGAATCCTCCGCGACAGCGCGCGTTCGCACGCTTCCCGTTTCGCCTGGGCGATGGCCTGCACTGGGTGGAGGGCGCGAGCTGGAACAGCCTGATCGGCGTCGCGCGCGAGGCGCGCCGCGACAAGGAATTTTCCCCGCGCGAACTGCGCCGCAATCTCGAGGCGGTATTCGAGCAGGCCGGTGCGAAGAAGGTCTTCGAGGGTCCGCTGGTCCGCGACCTGTATTACGGCCCGCAACTGGAAGACGAGATCGCCGGCAGCTTCCACGAAGGCGTGAACCTCGATGCCGACACGCCGACGACGGTGCACGTCATCCGCCAGGCGGACCGCACGATCTGGCTGCAGCTGTCCACGCATTCGCATGGTGCCGCGCTGGTGGTGGTGGAGGAGCGCCCGTTCACGGCTACCGCACGCTGGAGTGACGAGTTCCCGTATCTGACCCTGCCTGCGGCGTACGACGACAACGGCAGCGGCAAACAGCGCGATTTCGACATGTACCCGTTCTGGACCGGTGACACCTTCGAGGAAGTGGAGGGCAGGACCTTCACCACCGCCGTGCGCGGGGAGGAGCGCAGCTATTCGATGTACGAGGTGCGCCGGAACATCGAGGCGATGATGGCCGAGGCCGGCGGCACCCGGGTGTTCGAGGGCCGCATTCCGGAAGAGGCATCGGAGCGTTACGACGGCGATCTGAAGGGCTACTACAGCCGTGGCACCGGCTTCAGCTGGGACGACTACGATTCGCTGGTCTACCGGGTGAACCGACCCGACGGGCGCGAGGTATGGGTGCACGCGCGCCTGGAGTATCTCAACGCCGGCTGGGTGGTCGCCGAGCGGGAAGGTTTCGTGCAGACCGCGGCCCTGCTGCCGGCGTCGCAGCTGAAGCAGCAGCTCGACGCCGAGGGGCGCGTGGCGATCGAGGTCAATTTCGCCGTCGACCGGGCCGACATCCTCCCGGATTCGCAGCCGCAAATTGCGCAGGTGCTGACGCTGTTGCAGGGCGATCCTTCGCTGCGCCTGTCGATCGATGGCCACACCGATGCCACCGGCGAGGCCGCGCACAACCAGCGCCTGTCCGAAGCGCGCGCGCAGGCCGTGGTCGCGGCACTGACAGGCGAGGGCATCGATGCCCCGCGACTCCAGGCCCGGGGCCATGGGCAGTCGAAGCCGGTGGCTGACAACGACACCGACGAAGGGCGCGCCAAAAACCGGCGGGTCGAGCTCGTGAGGCTCTGA
- a CDS encoding ABC transporter permease, with amino-acid sequence MNTTSASTTTPTVLRSNLVALGTIARREVMRILRIWSQTLVPPAITMTLYFLIFGGLIGSRIGTMDGIGYMDFIVPGLVMMSVIQNSYGNISSSFFGAKFGRHIEELLVSPMPPWVILGGYVAGAVLRGLMVGVIVLAIAMLFTTVRIPHPWVTLSTVLLGATIFSLAGFLNAVFAKKFDDVAIVPIFILTPLTYLGGVFYSVKLLPDWAEAATHANPIFYMVNAFRYGLLGQSDVPLWIAYVLMLGFVVVLGALGLWLLRRGVGLRS; translated from the coding sequence ATGAACACCACATCCGCATCCACGACCACGCCCACCGTGCTGCGCAGCAACCTGGTCGCGCTGGGCACCATCGCGCGCCGCGAGGTGATGCGCATCCTGCGCATCTGGAGCCAGACGCTGGTGCCGCCGGCGATCACCATGACGCTGTACTTCCTGATCTTCGGTGGCCTCATCGGCAGCCGCATCGGGACCATGGACGGCATCGGCTACATGGACTTCATCGTCCCCGGCCTGGTGATGATGAGCGTGATCCAGAACAGCTACGGCAACATCTCCTCGAGTTTCTTCGGCGCCAAGTTCGGCCGCCATATCGAGGAGCTGCTGGTCAGCCCGATGCCGCCGTGGGTGATCCTGGGCGGCTACGTGGCCGGCGCGGTGCTGCGCGGGCTGATGGTGGGCGTGATCGTGCTCGCGATCGCGATGCTGTTCACCACCGTGCGCATCCCGCACCCGTGGGTGACGCTGTCGACGGTGCTGCTGGGCGCGACGATCTTCTCGCTGGCCGGGTTCCTCAACGCGGTGTTCGCGAAGAAGTTCGACGACGTCGCCATCGTGCCGATCTTCATCCTGACCCCGCTGACCTATCTCGGCGGCGTGTTCTATTCGGTCAAGCTGCTGCCGGACTGGGCGGAAGCCGCGACCCACGCCAACCCGATCTTCTACATGGTCAACGCGTTCCGCTATGGCCTGCTGGGGCAATCCGACGTGCCGCTGTGGATCGCCTATGTGCTGATGCTGGGCTTCGTGGTGGTGCTGGGCGCACTCGGGCTCTGGCTGCTCAGGCGCGGAGTCGGCCTGCGCAGCTGA
- a CDS encoding ABC transporter ATP-binding protein, with the protein MQASAGANAAPPALAIRDLRKTYDNGVEALKGVSIDVAPGDFHALLGPNGAGKSTLIGIVSSLVNKTSGEVRVFGVDLHAERDRAMRLLGLVPQEINFNMFEKPLDILVNYAGFYGIPRAEAVVRAEQELRAAQLWDKADKMSRTLSGGMKRRLMIARAMMTRPKLLILDEPTAGVDIEIRRGMWQTLRQINAAGTTIILTTHYLEEAENLCRNLAIIDHGRIVESGPMRSLLAKLDVEGFLFDVEDALPATLPEIAGTQVRAVDAHTLDVDMPRAMDLNRVFAALDAAGIRVRSMRNKSNRLEELFVRLTGEPPHGAQAAAGEAA; encoded by the coding sequence ATGCAAGCTTCCGCCGGGGCGAACGCGGCCCCGCCCGCCCTTGCCATCCGCGACCTGCGCAAGACCTACGACAACGGCGTCGAGGCCCTCAAGGGCGTGTCGATCGATGTCGCCCCGGGTGATTTCCATGCCCTGCTCGGCCCCAACGGCGCCGGCAAGTCGACCCTGATCGGCATCGTCTCGTCGCTGGTCAACAAGACCTCCGGCGAGGTGCGCGTGTTCGGTGTCGACCTGCACGCCGAGCGCGACCGGGCGATGCGCCTGCTCGGCCTGGTGCCGCAGGAAATCAACTTCAACATGTTCGAGAAGCCGCTCGACATCCTGGTGAACTACGCCGGGTTCTACGGCATCCCGCGCGCCGAGGCGGTGGTGCGCGCGGAACAGGAACTGCGCGCCGCGCAGCTGTGGGACAAGGCGGACAAGATGAGCCGCACGCTGTCGGGCGGCATGAAGCGGCGGCTGATGATCGCCCGCGCGATGATGACCCGGCCGAAGCTCCTGATCCTCGACGAGCCCACCGCCGGCGTCGACATCGAGATCCGCCGCGGCATGTGGCAGACCCTGCGGCAGATCAACGCCGCCGGCACCACCATCATCCTCACCACCCACTACCTCGAGGAAGCGGAGAACCTCTGCCGCAACCTCGCCATCATCGACCACGGCCGCATCGTCGAGTCCGGGCCGATGCGTTCGCTGCTGGCGAAGCTCGACGTCGAGGGCTTCCTGTTCGATGTCGAGGATGCGTTGCCGGCCACGTTGCCGGAGATCGCCGGCACGCAGGTGCGGGCGGTGGATGCGCATACGCTCGACGTCGACATGCCGCGGGCGATGGACCTCAACCGCGTGTTCGCCGCGCTGGATGCCGCCGGCATCCGCGTGCGCTCGATGCGCAACAAATCCAACCGGCTGGAGGAACTGTTCGTGCGCCTCACCGGCGAGCCGCCGCACGGCGCGCAGGCCGCCGCCGGGGAAGCGGCATGA
- a CDS encoding helix-turn-helix transcriptional regulator, which yields MKSRIRELREARGWSQLELGERLGVSRQTVNAIETGKYDPSLPLAFRIARLFEKRIETIFQYEDEA from the coding sequence GTGAAGAGCCGCATCCGCGAACTGCGCGAGGCCCGGGGCTGGTCACAGTTGGAGCTGGGCGAACGTCTGGGCGTGTCGCGACAGACGGTCAATGCGATCGAGACCGGCAAGTACGACCCCAGCCTGCCGTTGGCGTTCCGCATCGCGCGGCTGTTCGAGAAGCGCATCGAGACCATTTTCCAGTACGAGGACGAAGCATGA